In a genomic window of Shouchella clausii:
- the rimP gene encoding ribosome maturation factor RimP — protein MSKNVSRTVEQLAEPIVRELHLELVEVEYKKEGPNWYLRVFIDADKGVNLDDCEAVSEKLSEVLDDVDPIKEAYFLEVSSPGAERPLKKEADVKKAVGKGVYVTTYEPIDGQKAFEGVLVSFEDATLVIEGKNKTRTVTYTVPYAKVANARLSILL, from the coding sequence TTGAGTAAAAATGTTTCTCGTACCGTAGAACAACTCGCAGAGCCGATTGTCCGCGAACTTCATTTGGAACTCGTGGAAGTAGAATATAAAAAAGAAGGGCCTAATTGGTATTTGCGTGTGTTTATTGACGCAGACAAAGGGGTCAACTTAGATGATTGCGAAGCTGTGAGTGAAAAGCTGAGCGAAGTCTTAGATGATGTGGACCCGATTAAAGAGGCGTATTTTCTAGAAGTGTCATCCCCTGGGGCAGAGCGGCCGCTAAAAAAAGAAGCGGATGTAAAAAAAGCAGTCGGCAAAGGTGTGTACGTGACAACGTATGAACCAATCGACGGCCAAAAAGCGTTTGAAGGCGTCCTTGTATCATTTGAAGACGCCACGCTTGTTATTGAAGGAAAAAACAAAACAAGAACAGTGACCTACACCGTGCCATACGCGAAAGTGGCAAATGCGCGGCTGTCGATCCTGCTCTAG
- the nusA gene encoding transcription termination factor NusA produces MNSEFMEALSTLEADKGIKKEVIIEAIEAALISGYKRNFGQAQNVRVDVNRDNGSIRVFARKVVVEEVFDKRLEISEAEAQRINPHYEVDDIVEIEVTPKDFGRIAAQTAKQVVTQRVREAERGIIYSDFIDREEDIMNGIVQRQDHRFIYVDLGKVEALLPLSEQMPNETYKHNDRIKAYITKVEKTTKGPQILISRTHPGLLKRLFELEVPEIYDGTVEIKSVSREAGDRSKIAVHSDNPEVDSVGACVGQRGQRVQTIVDELKGEKIDIVEWSEDPVVYVANALSPAKVMKVNVLEGEKMTQVIVPDYQLSLAIGKRGQNARLAAKLTGWKIDIKSESEARELGLLDEENENDELEEFTNEENER; encoded by the coding sequence ATGAACAGCGAATTTATGGAAGCTTTGTCAACACTGGAAGCAGACAAAGGCATCAAAAAAGAAGTCATTATTGAAGCAATCGAAGCTGCGCTTATTTCTGGCTATAAGCGCAACTTCGGCCAAGCGCAAAACGTGCGCGTTGATGTGAATCGGGACAATGGCAGCATCCGCGTGTTTGCCCGCAAAGTAGTCGTGGAAGAAGTGTTTGATAAACGCTTGGAAATTTCAGAAGCGGAAGCACAGCGGATTAATCCACATTATGAAGTCGATGATATTGTCGAAATTGAAGTCACGCCAAAAGACTTTGGCCGAATTGCTGCACAAACGGCGAAGCAAGTAGTCACGCAACGTGTTCGTGAAGCAGAGCGGGGCATCATTTATTCTGATTTTATTGACCGTGAAGAAGATATTATGAACGGCATTGTCCAACGTCAAGACCATCGCTTTATTTACGTTGACTTAGGGAAAGTTGAGGCGCTTTTGCCTCTGTCCGAGCAAATGCCGAATGAAACGTACAAACATAATGACCGCATCAAAGCATATATTACGAAAGTCGAAAAAACGACAAAAGGCCCGCAAATTTTAATTTCCCGCACGCATCCTGGGCTCTTAAAGCGTTTGTTTGAATTAGAAGTGCCGGAAATTTACGACGGCACAGTGGAAATTAAATCGGTATCTCGCGAGGCAGGGGACCGCTCGAAAATTGCCGTCCACTCCGACAACCCTGAAGTCGATTCAGTCGGAGCCTGTGTAGGCCAACGGGGCCAACGGGTACAGACAATTGTCGACGAACTCAAAGGCGAAAAAATTGACATAGTTGAATGGTCAGAGGACCCAGTTGTTTATGTGGCCAATGCCCTAAGCCCGGCAAAAGTAATGAAAGTCAATGTGCTTGAAGGGGAAAAAATGACACAAGTCATCGTCCCTGACTACCAGCTGTCTTTAGCAATCGGCAAACGAGGCCAAAACGCACGACTGGCTGCTAAGCTGACGGGCTGGAAAATTGATATAAAAAGCGAATCAGAAGCCCGCGAGCTTGGCCTTCTTGATGAGGAAAATGAAAATGATGAGTTAGAAGAATTCACAAATGAGGAAAATGAACGTTAA
- the rnpM gene encoding RNase P modulator RnpM — translation MKQRKVPLRKCIVTNEMKPKQELVRIVRTPEGTVELDPTGKRNGRGAYLTNSEDVFHTAKKRDSLTRHLQVQVTGDDYDRLIAERVKVKKR, via the coding sequence ATGAAACAACGGAAAGTACCGCTGAGAAAATGCATTGTAACCAATGAAATGAAACCAAAGCAAGAACTTGTGCGGATTGTACGCACACCTGAAGGCACAGTCGAATTGGATCCCACTGGCAAAAGGAATGGCCGCGGCGCTTATTTGACGAACAGTGAAGATGTGTTTCACACGGCTAAAAAGCGCGATAGCCTAACGCGCCATTTGCAAGTGCAAGTGACCGGAGACGACTATGACCGCTTGATTGCAGAGCGGGTGAAGGTGAAAAAACGGTGA
- a CDS encoding YlxQ family RNA-binding protein, with product MSNDKKLLSLLGLCQRAGQLVTGEELVLAAIRKQELSMVILAGDASSNTEKKIKDKCGYYKIPVYQTSDRFALGQAIGKETRVAIGVRSEGFAKKIAALLSQ from the coding sequence GTGAGCAACGACAAAAAGCTGCTCTCGCTCCTTGGCTTATGTCAACGTGCCGGACAGCTTGTTACAGGGGAAGAATTGGTTCTTGCCGCGATTCGCAAACAGGAGCTGTCAATGGTGATCCTTGCTGGCGATGCTAGCAGCAATACCGAAAAGAAAATCAAGGACAAATGCGGCTATTATAAAATCCCAGTCTATCAAACGAGCGACCGTTTTGCGCTTGGGCAAGCGATCGGTAAAGAAACGCGCGTTGCAATAGGCGTAAGGAGTGAAGGATTTGCGAAGAAAATCGCCGCATTACTGAGCCAATAA
- the infB gene encoding translation initiation factor IF-2, with protein MSKVRIYEYAKANNVQSKQLIESLKSMGVEVSNHMSAIDEETLNKAKQAGKPAAAKGHGSTSNQKQNSQNKNQNQRPNQGQKQRPQNNQQNQGQKQRPQNNQQNQSQGQTKRPSQGSNNQSGAAKSQAGKPNQNRGGNRPGGQGRPGSNNRRPGNNQNRRNHGNRGGKRRPQSKVNHQQMPLPEKITISGSLTVSELAAKLHREASELIKKLIGLGVMATINQELDKDTIELLAADYGVEVEEEVIVDELDIELYDREDKEEELKERPPVVTIMGHVDHGKTTLLDSIRNTKVTAGEAGGITQHIGAYQIEHSGKKITFLDTPGHAAFTTMRARGAQVTDITILVVAADDGVMPQTKEAISHAKAAEVPIIVAVNKIDKETASPDRVMQELTEFELVPEAWGGDTIFVNVSALTGEGIDELIEMILLVAEVEEFKANPDKLATGTVVEAQLDKGRGPVATLLVQSGTLNVGDAVVVGSTYGRVRALVNDVGRRVKTAGPSAPVEITGLNEVPQAGDRFQAFEDEKKARQLGEGLMARYREQNLTASSKVSLDDLFNQIQQGDVKDINVIIKADVQGSVEAMKGSLEKIDVAGVKVNIIHTGAGAITESDIILASASNAIVIGFNVRPDVNAKRVAEAENVDIRLHRVIYNAIDEIEQAMKGALDPEFEEKVIGQVEVRTTFKVSKVGTIAGSYVTEGKITRNSSVRLIRDGIVIYEGELNALKRYKDDAKEVQAGYECGITLDKFNDIKEGDMIEAYVMEEVKRA; from the coding sequence ATGTCAAAAGTGCGAATCTATGAATACGCAAAGGCAAATAATGTTCAAAGCAAACAACTAATCGAAAGTTTAAAATCAATGGGTGTGGAAGTGTCGAATCATATGTCAGCAATTGATGAAGAAACATTAAACAAAGCGAAGCAAGCCGGGAAGCCTGCCGCTGCAAAAGGGCATGGATCCACTAGTAACCAAAAGCAAAATAGCCAAAATAAAAACCAAAACCAACGGCCAAACCAAGGGCAAAAGCAACGCCCACAAAACAACCAGCAAAACCAAGGGCAAAAGCAGCGCCCGCAAAACAATCAGCAAAACCAATCTCAAGGCCAAACCAAACGCCCAAGCCAAGGCAGCAATAACCAAAGTGGCGCCGCAAAATCGCAAGCTGGGAAACCAAACCAAAACCGTGGCGGCAATCGTCCTGGTGGCCAAGGCCGTCCAGGCAGCAACAACCGCCGTCCAGGGAATAACCAAAATCGCCGCAACCACGGCAACCGTGGCGGAAAGCGTCGCCCACAGTCAAAAGTCAATCATCAGCAAATGCCGCTGCCTGAAAAAATTACAATTTCAGGTTCGCTTACGGTCAGCGAACTCGCCGCTAAGCTCCATCGTGAAGCCTCTGAATTGATTAAGAAATTAATTGGTCTTGGTGTCATGGCTACCATTAACCAGGAGCTCGACAAAGATACGATTGAATTGTTGGCAGCTGATTATGGTGTGGAAGTTGAAGAAGAAGTGATTGTGGATGAGCTCGATATTGAGTTGTATGATCGTGAAGATAAAGAGGAAGAATTAAAAGAGCGCCCGCCAGTTGTGACAATTATGGGCCATGTCGATCACGGAAAAACAACGCTGCTTGATTCAATCCGTAACACGAAAGTGACTGCGGGGGAAGCAGGGGGCATTACTCAGCATATCGGCGCTTACCAAATTGAACACTCAGGTAAAAAAATTACCTTTTTAGATACACCAGGTCACGCAGCCTTTACAACGATGCGGGCCCGTGGCGCGCAAGTGACGGACATTACGATTCTTGTTGTGGCTGCTGACGATGGCGTTATGCCGCAAACGAAAGAAGCGATCAGCCACGCGAAAGCGGCTGAAGTGCCGATTATTGTCGCTGTCAATAAAATTGACAAGGAAACAGCAAGTCCAGATCGAGTGATGCAAGAGTTAACGGAGTTTGAGCTTGTCCCAGAAGCTTGGGGAGGCGACACGATTTTTGTCAATGTTTCAGCTTTGACGGGTGAAGGCATTGATGAGTTAATTGAAATGATTTTACTCGTTGCTGAAGTTGAGGAATTTAAAGCCAACCCAGACAAACTTGCGACGGGCACAGTTGTTGAAGCACAGCTTGATAAAGGGCGCGGCCCAGTTGCCACACTTCTTGTCCAAAGCGGTACGTTGAATGTCGGGGACGCAGTCGTTGTCGGCAGCACCTATGGCCGCGTGCGGGCGCTTGTTAATGATGTAGGACGCCGCGTCAAAACGGCAGGACCGTCTGCACCAGTAGAAATTACAGGCTTAAACGAAGTGCCACAAGCTGGGGACCGTTTCCAAGCATTTGAAGACGAGAAAAAAGCCCGCCAATTAGGCGAAGGGCTAATGGCCCGTTATCGGGAGCAAAACTTAACGGCATCGTCAAAAGTAAGCTTGGATGACTTGTTTAACCAAATTCAGCAAGGGGATGTCAAAGACATTAACGTCATCATCAAAGCCGACGTCCAAGGATCAGTTGAAGCGATGAAAGGGTCGTTGGAAAAAATTGATGTGGCAGGCGTAAAAGTCAATATCATCCACACTGGCGCTGGTGCGATCACGGAATCAGACATTATTTTGGCGTCTGCTTCCAACGCGATTGTCATCGGGTTCAACGTTCGCCCTGATGTGAACGCCAAACGTGTGGCTGAAGCGGAAAACGTCGATATTCGTCTCCACCGTGTCATTTACAACGCGATTGACGAAATTGAACAGGCAATGAAAGGCGCCCTTGATCCTGAGTTTGAAGAAAAAGTCATCGGCCAAGTGGAAGTACGGACGACATTTAAAGTTTCGAAAGTCGGCACGATCGCCGGTTCTTATGTAACAGAAGGAAAAATCACCCGCAATTCTTCTGTCCGTTTGATTCGTGACGGCATTGTCATTTATGAAGGCGAACTGAACGCTCTTAAACGCTACAAAGACGATGCCAAAGAAGTGCAAGCTGGCTATGAATGCGGGATTACGCTTGATAAGTTCAATGACATTAAAGAAGGCGACATGATTGAAGCGTATGTCATGGAAGAAGTGAAACGCGCCTAA
- a CDS encoding DUF503 domain-containing protein, with protein sequence MMACVRCELFIYEAQSLKDKRSVLQSVLRKVRQRCNVSAAETGYQQTWQRAELSLCAVAASKKSAEAELLRALAIIDQAEAAERTLTNWEWA encoded by the coding sequence ATGATGGCCTGTGTCCGCTGCGAGCTGTTCATCTATGAGGCACAGTCACTAAAGGATAAACGATCCGTTTTGCAAAGCGTGCTTCGCAAAGTGAGGCAACGTTGCAATGTTTCAGCAGCAGAAACAGGGTACCAACAAACTTGGCAACGCGCAGAGCTTTCGCTTTGCGCAGTTGCTGCTAGTAAAAAAAGCGCAGAAGCTGAACTATTACGCGCATTGGCGATAATTGATCAGGCAGAAGCGGCAGAGCGCACATTGACCAACTGGGAGTGGGCGTGA
- the rbfA gene encoding 30S ribosome-binding factor RbfA, which translates to MANNRAVRVGEQMKKELSDILIRDIKDPRVRFVTVTGVDVTGDLQQATAFITVLGDDEERKATLAGLEKAKGFIRTELGKRIRLRKTPELSFSFDESIQYGNRIESLLRDLNKNDSNE; encoded by the coding sequence GTGGCGAATAACCGTGCTGTTCGCGTCGGCGAACAAATGAAAAAAGAATTGAGTGACATCCTTATTCGCGACATTAAAGATCCCCGTGTCCGTTTTGTCACGGTGACCGGGGTAGATGTCACAGGGGATTTACAACAAGCAACGGCTTTTATTACGGTGCTCGGTGATGATGAAGAACGCAAAGCGACCCTTGCTGGCCTTGAAAAGGCAAAAGGGTTTATCCGAACGGAATTGGGCAAGCGCATTCGCCTTCGGAAAACACCTGAGCTCAGTTTTTCGTTCGATGAATCGATTCAATACGGCAACCGAATTGAAAGCTTATTGCGCGATTTGAACAAAAACGATTCGAACGAGTAG